One region of Synechococcus elongatus PCC 11801 genomic DNA includes:
- a CDS encoding HlyD family type I secretion periplasmic adaptor subunit, with protein MAISSSNPDSPQNTAAEAPLNPDQDVSLNQSRLWSRLTIWTLVAVTASATAWACIAQIDEAVQVQGQLEPKAAVKDVQAPIGGVLEQLEVKEGQRVTQGQILARFNATTVEERIRALTEIRERLVAENQTYRAQIGETADGVASMNQRQRIEAARQEFESRQEAARLEASQLKQQRLQVESELQQVEYSLDLNRRILNDLRPLYEEGGIARTQYLKQEETVSQLESTLEKNQAELQRLQFAISQAEARLTNTQTVTFSEARGRIEENARRIAEIDSQIAEAKQNLKYQIVRAPQSGTVFDIKAQGPGYVANTSEPLMKLVPDDQLVARLYIPNKDIGFVRTGQEVDIRIDSYPFSEYGDLQGKLTRIGSDSLPPNDIYQYVRFPAEVTLKEQKLVSRGRELPIQSGMSVSASIRLRQRPVITLLSDLFSRSSDSLKTIR; from the coding sequence ATGGCTATTTCTTCTTCTAATCCTGATTCACCCCAAAATACAGCAGCAGAGGCACCACTTAATCCTGACCAAGACGTTAGTCTAAACCAGAGTCGTTTATGGTCACGATTAACAATTTGGACGCTGGTTGCAGTCACTGCTAGTGCTACTGCTTGGGCGTGCATTGCTCAAATTGATGAAGCAGTACAAGTTCAAGGTCAGCTTGAACCTAAGGCAGCAGTCAAAGATGTGCAGGCACCTATTGGTGGAGTTCTAGAACAGCTAGAGGTTAAAGAAGGTCAGCGCGTAACGCAAGGCCAAATTTTGGCTCGCTTCAATGCAACGACTGTTGAAGAGCGTATCCGAGCTTTAACGGAAATTAGAGAACGACTAGTCGCTGAAAACCAAACCTATCGTGCTCAGATTGGAGAAACTGCAGACGGTGTTGCCTCAATGAATCAGCGGCAACGAATTGAAGCCGCTCGTCAGGAATTTGAGAGTAGACAGGAAGCAGCCCGCCTAGAAGCATCGCAGCTTAAGCAGCAACGACTTCAAGTTGAGAGTGAGCTTCAGCAAGTAGAATATTCTCTTGATCTAAATCGGCGTATTTTGAATGATTTACGACCATTGTATGAAGAAGGTGGGATTGCTAGAACGCAGTATCTAAAACAGGAAGAAACTGTAAGTCAGCTTGAAAGTACGTTGGAGAAGAATCAAGCAGAGCTGCAGCGCCTACAATTTGCTATCAGTCAAGCTGAGGCTCGTTTAACGAATACACAAACGGTTACTTTCTCCGAGGCTAGAGGCAGAATTGAAGAAAACGCACGACGAATTGCAGAGATTGATAGTCAGATTGCTGAAGCAAAACAGAATCTAAAATATCAGATAGTCAGAGCTCCTCAAAGCGGCACAGTTTTTGATATCAAAGCACAAGGCCCCGGGTATGTTGCGAATACCTCTGAGCCATTGATGAAACTAGTGCCCGATGATCAGCTTGTAGCACGCCTCTACATTCCCAATAAAGATATTGGATTTGTCCGTACGGGTCAAGAAGTTGATATCCGGATCGACTCCTATCCATTTAGCGAGTATGGGGATCTACAAGGAAAGTTGACTCGAATTGGTTCAGATTCCTTGCCACCTAATGATATTTATCAATACGTTCGATTCCCAGCAGAAGTGACTCTGAAAGAACAAAAACTTGTAAGTCGTGGACGCGAACTGCCAATACAGTCAGGAATGTCTGTTTCAGCGAGTATTCGTTTGCGTCAACGACCGGTCATTACTCTACTGTCGGATCTCTTCTCACGCAGTAGTGATTCCTTGAAGACTATTCGCTAG
- a CDS encoding class I SAM-dependent methyltransferase — MSPGEKRESLSGLVAAIRREAAKLSNLEERLFDSQIQSSWRSTADIDSDLNAAIRAAENLAAARLSVRSSTNNLFKKICRKLFLSFLDRIERRRCQSELALLRVLQNLHAAQQRLYDELKEAQELTDQSLVRQFQHLQRQIDVQDSSSTINPELEKLLERFYCKFESEYRGSSDSVRHRLRPYRDRLTNSASPLRVVDLGCGRGEWLTLIRDLGHLVKGVDYNPEFVDICQQQKLQVELADAGAWLHSQSDQSVDVISAFHVIEHLPFSTLVGWIQQIHRILKPQGLLLLETPNISQFHVGLVDFYRDPTHTQKIHPQMIQTLLESIDFTDIETAYVDAHGDEIKWLPTDLVQLQDPGQYGSLPADLAIIARKAAEN; from the coding sequence ATGTCTCCTGGAGAAAAGAGAGAAAGTTTAAGTGGCTTAGTTGCAGCAATTCGGCGTGAAGCTGCAAAACTCTCCAACTTAGAGGAAAGATTATTTGATTCGCAAATTCAATCTTCTTGGCGGTCAACAGCAGATATTGATTCAGATTTGAATGCTGCAATACGAGCGGCAGAAAATCTTGCAGCCGCTCGTTTGTCGGTGCGATCGAGCACAAATAATTTATTCAAGAAAATATGTCGAAAGTTGTTTCTATCATTCCTTGATCGTATTGAACGGAGACGATGTCAATCGGAGCTAGCTTTACTACGTGTGCTTCAAAATCTGCATGCTGCTCAACAGAGGCTTTATGATGAGCTGAAAGAAGCACAAGAACTTACTGATCAATCTTTGGTTCGTCAGTTTCAGCATTTGCAGCGCCAAATTGATGTCCAGGATTCATCCTCAACGATCAACCCTGAATTAGAAAAACTCCTTGAACGCTTTTACTGCAAGTTTGAGTCTGAGTACCGTGGTTCTAGTGATTCTGTTCGACACCGATTGCGACCCTATCGCGATCGCTTAACAAACTCAGCTTCTCCATTGAGAGTTGTTGACCTAGGCTGCGGTCGTGGCGAATGGCTAACGCTGATTCGTGATCTTGGTCATCTTGTGAAAGGTGTTGATTACAATCCTGAGTTTGTGGATATCTGTCAACAGCAAAAATTGCAAGTTGAACTAGCTGATGCAGGTGCTTGGCTACATAGCCAATCAGATCAAAGTGTGGATGTTATATCTGCTTTTCATGTGATCGAGCATCTGCCGTTCTCAACTTTAGTTGGGTGGATCCAACAAATTCACCGAATTTTAAAGCCACAGGGTTTGCTCTTGCTAGAGACTCCTAACATTAGCCAATTCCATGTGGGCTTAGTGGATTTTTACCGAGATCCTACTCATACTCAGAAGATTCATCCTCAAATGATTCAAACTTTACTAGAGTCTATAGACTTTACTGATATCGAGACTGCCTATGTTGATGCTCACGGTGATGAGATTAAATGGCTGCCAACAGATTTAGTACAATTGCAGGATCCAGGGCAATACGGTTCTCTTCCTGCTGACTTAGCCATTATTGCTCGTAAAGCAGCTGAGAATTAG
- a CDS encoding glycosyltransferase family 4 protein: MHAERLQSAFEDHGHQSDILTLPFSFSPPKAVHQSIDLWQTDEVQQLISSSCDAIVALRFPAYLVQHPRRVLWLLHQHRAVYDLWNTAYTQNLSRSSEGYVLRQRIQTLDTQELNRYRHRFSNSTTVTERLYQFNGITSEPLYHPPPLAGRYYNQPAKLFIFCPSRLEDLKRQTLLIEAIAQLPKVFVVFAGEGGNRQYLETQIKELGLQDRVCLLGHISQSELLAFYANCTAVFYAPYDEDFGYVTLEAMLSRKPVITCTDSGEPARIVQHQQTGWVCEPTPHAIAEVIDWCWLNADQVQEMGMAGWEYYQSLNISWENVVHRLLAAIE, encoded by the coding sequence ATGCATGCTGAGCGTTTACAAAGCGCGTTTGAAGATCATGGACATCAATCAGATATCCTAACCTTGCCTTTCTCTTTTTCACCACCCAAAGCTGTTCACCAGTCAATTGATCTTTGGCAAACTGATGAAGTACAGCAGCTGATTTCTTCTAGTTGTGACGCTATTGTTGCACTACGGTTTCCAGCATATCTCGTGCAGCATCCAAGACGTGTTCTGTGGCTACTTCATCAACATCGAGCAGTCTATGATCTTTGGAATACAGCCTATACACAGAATTTGTCGCGTAGTTCTGAAGGTTATGTTCTACGTCAAAGAATTCAAACACTTGATACACAAGAGTTAAATCGATATCGGCATCGTTTCAGCAACTCGACAACTGTTACGGAACGCCTCTATCAATTTAATGGTATTACTTCAGAACCTTTGTATCATCCACCTCCATTAGCAGGTCGATACTATAATCAACCAGCCAAGCTTTTTATCTTTTGCCCAAGTCGTTTAGAAGATCTTAAACGTCAAACTCTTTTAATCGAAGCGATCGCTCAATTACCGAAGGTATTTGTAGTCTTCGCTGGAGAAGGAGGTAACCGCCAATATCTTGAAACTCAAATCAAAGAACTAGGGTTACAGGATAGAGTTTGTCTATTAGGGCATATCAGTCAATCAGAGTTACTTGCTTTTTATGCCAACTGCACAGCAGTCTTCTATGCTCCCTATGACGAGGATTTTGGTTATGTCACACTTGAGGCAATGCTCTCTCGTAAACCTGTAATTACCTGTACGGATTCCGGAGAACCTGCCCGAATTGTCCAGCATCAACAAACAGGATGGGTTTGTGAGCCAACCCCTCATGCGATTGCAGAAGTAATCGATTGGTGTTGGTTAAACGCTGATCAAGTACAGGAGATGGGTATGGCTGGTTGGGAGTATTATCAATCCTTAAATATCTCTTGGGAAAACGTTGTTCATCGCTTGCTAGCTGCAATTGAATAA
- a CDS encoding glycosyltransferase family 4 protein has protein sequence MQIGIIAPSPVPFCIGGAEKFWWGLQRAFNELTPHSAELIKLPSPENDFSSLVQSYQRFSQLKLDHFDLLISSKYPAWMVSHPNHICYLQHRLRGLYDTDNGHQRDLRLTHYSQLKKISEILSNDVDRQQINFLFSEVKSFLLREPIDSKLLDFPGQLIRQIIHYCDRIALNPSEIAGYAAISHNVAHRKNYFPDSIKPKVIHHPSDLESFYCGKNDYFFTVGRLDNAKRVSLLISAMKQAKTDIPLLIAGTGPEANTLKQQAGNDSRIHFLGFVKDREVIDLYANALAVLYVPYDEDYGLVPIEAFRSGKPVITVTDAGGPLEFVRNLKTGWVVAPKPISIAQAIDECSQNIDRAAEYGKAGQAIAETITWEKTVRELLALVEPAQQFAAPRRKHLLIGSTFPVTPPRSGGQSRIFNLYKALSYEFKVELISLGPVNSDPKTYQLTENFCEIIVPKSRAHQKVEHQLERQAGVSIGDLAATFYGDRTPQLIETINQRRSQADVLVASHPYLLPWLQPKTSTSKLVYEAHNCEFDLKQGMFAQNRKGIALAQEVLSLEAKACQQADLVVTCLEEDWQRLCELYQCQAIPHVLVPNGVNCQEVLFVNPSVRSQWKKRIGYSSFIYLFVGSWHSPNVEAARAIVGWSASFPRQEFLIVGSVGHALQQEFKKLPANVHCLGEVDARTKQVALSVADVALNPMSSGSGSNLKVVEYLASGLPLITTEFGVRALPAALQEQCLLGDLTDFPNLMQQALSNPHLHDLEVRQSARQIVEDQLDWPAIARDYAIALKRLLK, from the coding sequence ATGCAGATTGGTATTATAGCTCCTAGCCCTGTGCCCTTTTGCATTGGTGGCGCCGAAAAGTTTTGGTGGGGACTACAGCGTGCCTTTAATGAACTGACTCCTCACTCAGCTGAGTTGATTAAGCTTCCCTCACCTGAAAATGACTTTTCCAGTTTAGTTCAGAGTTATCAAAGGTTTTCACAACTCAAGCTTGATCACTTTGATCTCCTGATCAGTAGTAAATACCCAGCTTGGATGGTCAGTCATCCTAACCACATCTGTTATCTTCAGCATCGACTTCGTGGTCTTTATGATACTGACAATGGCCATCAAAGAGATCTTAGGCTGACACATTACTCGCAACTCAAGAAGATATCTGAGATTCTGAGCAATGATGTTGATCGCCAACAGATTAATTTCCTTTTTTCTGAAGTTAAAAGTTTTTTACTGCGAGAACCAATTGACTCTAAACTCTTGGATTTTCCAGGACAGTTAATTCGTCAAATCATTCATTATTGTGATCGCATTGCCTTGAATCCTTCAGAGATTGCTGGCTATGCAGCAATCTCTCATAATGTAGCTCATCGAAAAAACTACTTTCCTGATTCAATTAAACCTAAGGTAATTCATCATCCTTCTGATTTAGAAAGTTTCTATTGTGGTAAAAATGATTATTTTTTTACTGTTGGCCGTCTGGATAATGCAAAGCGAGTTAGTTTGCTGATCTCAGCAATGAAGCAAGCTAAAACAGATATACCACTGTTGATCGCTGGTACTGGTCCTGAAGCTAATACTCTCAAACAGCAAGCAGGTAATGATTCTCGCATTCATTTCTTGGGATTTGTGAAAGATCGAGAAGTGATCGATCTCTATGCTAATGCTCTTGCAGTTTTGTATGTTCCTTATGATGAAGATTATGGCCTTGTTCCCATTGAAGCTTTCCGCTCTGGTAAGCCTGTTATTACAGTTACTGATGCAGGTGGACCTTTAGAGTTTGTCAGGAATTTGAAAACAGGTTGGGTTGTTGCACCAAAACCTATATCGATCGCTCAGGCAATCGATGAGTGTAGTCAAAATATTGATCGTGCTGCTGAGTATGGCAAAGCTGGACAAGCGATCGCTGAGACCATCACTTGGGAAAAAACAGTTCGTGAGTTACTTGCTCTCGTTGAACCTGCTCAGCAATTCGCTGCTCCACGGCGCAAGCATCTTTTAATTGGATCTACGTTTCCAGTCACGCCACCCCGTAGTGGCGGCCAAAGCCGAATTTTTAATCTTTATAAGGCACTCAGCTATGAGTTTAAGGTTGAGTTGATTAGTCTCGGTCCTGTGAATAGTGATCCAAAAACCTATCAGCTGACTGAGAACTTTTGTGAAATCATTGTTCCCAAGTCACGAGCTCACCAAAAAGTAGAACATCAGCTAGAGCGGCAAGCCGGAGTCTCGATTGGTGATTTAGCTGCAACCTTCTATGGCGATCGCACTCCTCAACTGATCGAAACTATCAATCAGCGGCGATCGCAGGCTGATGTTCTGGTTGCCTCTCACCCTTATTTACTGCCTTGGTTACAACCCAAGACTAGTACGAGCAAATTAGTGTACGAAGCTCACAACTGTGAGTTTGATCTGAAGCAAGGGATGTTTGCTCAAAATCGGAAAGGTATTGCTCTGGCTCAAGAGGTGTTATCGCTTGAAGCTAAAGCTTGCCAACAAGCTGATCTTGTTGTGACCTGCCTAGAGGAAGACTGGCAGCGACTCTGTGAGCTTTATCAGTGCCAAGCTATACCTCACGTCTTAGTTCCTAATGGCGTCAACTGTCAAGAAGTCCTGTTTGTTAATCCATCGGTACGATCGCAATGGAAAAAAAGAATTGGTTATTCCTCTTTCATCTACCTCTTTGTAGGGAGTTGGCACTCGCCTAATGTCGAAGCCGCTCGTGCAATTGTGGGTTGGTCAGCCAGCTTTCCAAGGCAAGAATTCTTAATTGTTGGTAGTGTCGGGCATGCCCTGCAGCAAGAATTTAAAAAGCTGCCAGCTAACGTCCACTGCTTGGGCGAAGTTGACGCTCGGACTAAACAAGTTGCCTTGAGTGTCGCTGACGTTGCTCTTAACCCGATGTCTTCAGGATCAGGGTCGAATCTAAAAGTTGTAGAGTACTTGGCCAGTGGCTTACCCCTGATTACAACTGAGTTTGGGGTCCGCGCACTTCCAGCAGCACTGCAAGAGCAGTGTCTGCTTGGAGATTTAACTGATTTCCCCAACTTGATGCAACAAGCTCTCAGCAATCCCCATTTGCATGACCTAGAAGTTCGTCAGTCAGCTCGTCAGATAGTTGAAGATCAGCTTGATTGGCCAGCGATCGCCCGCGACTACGCGATCGCGCTTAAACGGTTGCTGAAATAG